In the genome of Drosophila kikkawai strain 14028-0561.14 chromosome 2R, DkikHiC1v2, whole genome shotgun sequence, the window GACCGACAAGGCACCATAGCTCACCAGGCCATGGAGGGGTATGTAGTAGTTGAAGACGTTCTCCCGGGTGAACGGCTTCAGGCCCACCTTTTCGCATATGCTGCAGGCGTTGTTCTGTGTGCTGACCATTGTTTTTcggtaaaaatgcaattaatccGTAATAATATCTCCCGGTGTGTGGAGagtcttcttcttcttgttaTGTAAAGAACAGAGTTGCCAAATCGCGTCGAACTTGCAAGTTTTCGCCCGTCTTTGCAATGACCGCGCTTGCAGCCGCTGTTTtttccaacaaaaacaaacaagtttttaatgtttttagaaatataGACTTGTTCTATGTCTAAGCTAATATGAATATGAATGAGATCTGAGTGAGAGGTGTGTGGACAACTTTAAAGCCTGTTCCTTTGATCGAATcggtatattttatttaagaataacACCTCTTAAAAGTGCAATATTTATTACTAATAAAAAGTCTAATTATTAGCTCTTCGGACTTGTcattttaaacatattatatacataatttCTCAAATTAATAAGTGCTTCAAATGAACTAATAAAAGCCTCTTCGCGAACGGAACCTGTCAACTCTATTGAACAGCCGGCACAACTTGGAAAACCAGGTGGCAACCTCGACAGGCGCTGGAGAGTATGGGGAACGAGTGGGAGCGAAAGAGAGCGGAATAGGTGCGAAAAATTTGTAGCTGGTTGGAAATTCCTCAATTTCGATCCgcaaaagtaaagtaaatagCAAGTGCCGGACAGGAACACCGATAGATGTGCGTGCCCCACGAGCAGCACCCGACGCGAATCGCCACATCCGCAGCCAGCGCCTGAACCAGCGCAGTCCAGTCTAATCCAGAGATTTCGCCGAAGCCCACAGTGCAGCAGATCCGTGGAAGACATGTTGACGCACAAAACTTGTCAGGCCCGTAAGAAAATGCAGGTGAGCGATGGCGGTGGGGCAAAATGGGCCAACCCAAAACTAATCCAATTAAATTTCCGGATATCCGGCGCCGCAGGTTTCCTTTGTGATACGGGACGCGGAGGAGAAGCAGCACCGGAATGGCGTCAATGCGCTCCAGCTGGACCCCAACAATGGCAAGCTGTACTCGGCCGGGCGTGATGCCATCATCCGGGTGTGGAACACACGCACCGAGTCCAGCGAAAAATACATACAGTCTATGGAGCACCACAACGATTGGGTCAACGACATAGTCCTCTGCTGTAATGGACGAAACCGTGAGTAAATCCCCACAGTCATGCTTTGCTTCCAACACCAAAGTTTTCCTATGCATCCCCGCAGTTATCAGCGCCAGCTGTGATACCACGGTGAAGGTGTGGAACGCCCAGAAGGGCTTCTGCATGTCCACCCTGCGCACCCATCGCGACTACGTGCAGGCGCTGGCCTATGCCAAGGATCGGGAGCATGTGGCCAGCGCCGGGCTGGACAAGGCCATCTTCCTGTGGGACGTGAACACGCTGACGGCTCTGACGGCCAGCAACAACACGGTGACCACCTCTAGTCTGACCGGGTCCAAGGACTCCATCTACAGCCTGGCCATGAATCCCGCGGGCACTGTTATTGTGAGCGGGTCCACCGAAAATATTCTGCGTATCTGGGATCCACGAACCTGCATGCGCAGCATGAAGTTGCGCGGCCACACGGAAAACGTTCGTTGCCTGGTCGTCTCGCCCGACGGAAACCAAGTGGTGTCCGGCAGCTCCGACGGCACCATCAAGGTATGGAACCTGGGTCAGCAACGTTGTGTTCAAACCATCCACGTGCACAAGGAGGGCGTGTGGTCGCTGCTGATGAGCGAGAACTTCCAGTACATCATCTCCGGCAGCAGGGATCGCAACATCATAGTGACCGAAATGCGAAATCCCAGCAACAAGATGCTGGTGTGCGAGGAGCAGGCACCTGTGCTCAGTCTGGGCTACAACATTGATAAGACTGGGGTGTGGGCCACCACCTGGAACTCGGACATTCGCTGCTGGAAGCTGCCCATGTACGACAGGTGTACGCTGAATTCCTCTGGCGGCATGGACGCCCAGTGGACGCAAGGCGGCACAGAGGTGGCCTGCATTAAGGGTGGAGCTGCCATCAAGGAGTGCACGGTGCTGAACGACAAGCGTTATATAATAACCAAGGATTCCGAGGATCAGGTTGTCGTCTACGATGTGCTGAGGGTGGTCAAAAAGGATCAGCTGGGGGCCGTGGACTACGAGGCGGAGGTGAAGAAGCGCAACAAGCAGGTGTACATTCCAAATTGGTTCACCGTTGATCTGAAAACAGGGGTGAGTCCGGGACATAGGgttttatttactaaaaataatttataaattattatcgTAGATGCCCACGATTGTGCTGGGTCAGGAGGAAGTGGATTGCTTTGCGGCCTGGGTGTCCATTGAAGCCGGACTGCCGGAGTGCGTGGATCCCACAACAGAGATTAAGGTGAGTTTGATTATGtttttttaggaaaaataCTGATAGTTATAATTGCTCTCTTAGATAAACTATGGCAAACTCCTGCTAGAGGCCCTGCTCGAGTGCTGGACCCCACCGCATACCATACCACCAAACGAAATGGATCCGGACATGCATGGCAATGGTTACTTCCAAGTGCCCAAGCACACGCCCGTTATCTTTAGGTGAGCTACTCTATAGTTTATTTGTAATCTCtcttatttctttaattattttttacgaAACGAAACAGCGAAGTGGGCGGGCGCACTGTGTGTCGGCTCTTGGTGCGCGATGCAGCCGGCGATAGCGAGAGCACGCTGCTCCACGAGACGGCGCCACAGTGGGTGACCGATGTGGTCATCGAAAAGGTCATACCCAAGTTCCTGAAAATACCGTTCTTCCTGCAGCCGCATCCGCAAATGACCAAGCCGGAGCGCACGAAGAAGGTAAGGCATTGAAGATTCATCTTaactttcaatttaattattaattaaatattttaaacaggATCGCCTGGTGGCCAATGAGTTTATACAGTGCCGCAAGGTGTGCGAGCATGTGCTGGAGAAGGTGCTCAATGCGGAGACCACGCCCAGCGGTGGCAACAACGCCAACAATTCCCTGCAAAATAGCCAGAGTGATGCCAACTCGGAGGGGTCGCAACTACCGGCGGAGGAGCGGATTGAACTGTGGTGCAACGATGTGGTAAGATCGAAAGGATTTATGGTCCATAAGGGACTCTTTTTGAATGCCATTTCCATTGCAGGTTGTGGATCCCAACATGGATCTGCGTACTGTGAGGCATTTTATATGGAAACAATCTACCGACCTTACGTTTCAGTACAAGACGAAGCAGAACTTCAACTACGATGGTAAATAGATGAAGTGACCACAcgacaaaacacacacaaagcaaACACAACGCATGATTGCCTTTTTGCCTAACTGTGAGTTGTGTCGTCCACCCACAGGTTCCATCGGGGATAGCCTGGAGCGCGTGACGCGCAACAAGTATTGAATGCCTGGCATGTGATCTCCCGcctagcagcagcagcagcagcagtgtaCCGATGATGCATTATTGATAGAGAATGAGATTTAGCGCAGATCGATTAACcattttgtatgtatttatgaATGTCTTTGTCACTCGAGGAGGAATCTTTTTGAACATTTCACATAAAGAGCACCGCGTGCTCctagttttgtttgttttttttttcgcgtacttcagattcagattcagactTATAAGGATTAAGCTTGCGACACAACACACACGTAGATAACTGCAAACATaccatttaaatgtatttgcaTCTGAAGCATCTAGACCTAGGGATTTGCGCCTATTTGTATAGAATATTCACATTTGTTTCACATaggattataaatatatataattatatacatagAACGTAAGTACATCTAAAGAATCTGTTAAAGatacaaaagaaaagaaaatcaatGCAATTGTAGAAGTCCAACCTGTAAAACGTTCTATGCAAGCCAATGTGTACATAAgtaacaaacaaaacaaagcaaaagtcaggatgaaaatcaattaaaattaaacttattaaattatttggaaaTCAAGCTTGGCTCTCATTCCTTAAACCCCCAACAATTCGCTTAACTAATCAGTTGAGTCCTCCTAACGCCGTCTCCTGGTGCTGGCGACGCGTGAATACGACTCAATGGTGgtcagcagcaggagcaactGTTGCTTCAGCGTCGACGGTATATTGTATCCGGCTATCACCCGACGCGGCGTATTACTCGTCCGTATCAGCCAGCGGGCGATGAGCCACAGGCAGTTCTCTCGCAGCGATCGGATAGGGAAGTGGATCAGCACCTGGCTGCGCACATCGCACAGTTGGTCCGGATGCTGTGGATTCTTGGGCACCCGCACCCGGACTGGCTGGAAGATTCTACGCGAGCGCACGTGCATCCGCTCGCCCGTGTAGTAGTCGCGGAAGAACCAACTGTGCGTGCTGAAGGTATTAACGCGCACCTCCTCGAACGGCTTCAGTGTGAGGTATATATTCTCCCGGTCCCGCTCGCACACCCAGTAAAGATCCACAGTGCGATTGGTCGTGTTGACGAACAGCACGAACACTTCCACCAGGCCCGGGGACGGACCCCCAAGGCGGCCGTCGCGGTTGTTGTGCGCTATTTGGAGCGCCATCTCCACCAGGGTGCCAAGTCTATCCGCGATGGctattaaatcaattttcgttgtttttcttttctgacTCTGCAAGCAAACAACAAGTATAGATAATAGAGATGGTCCACTTTCGAGAGCGATAAACAGCTTATCGATAACAAACAGCTGATCCCTGCTCTAGTGAAAGAAGTAAACAAATAACTACATAATTTGTATTGCTAAAAAATTAGTAAATTAAGCGTTTTAAGAGAATTAGGCTCGAGAACACCCTAAAGAGCAATATTCCCAATATGGCATTTTGCATTGCAGTCATTGGCAAGGATGTAAGTTATCTTTTTATTGCTTCACTAAATTACTAACTGTTCTATGCACAAAACCTAGAATGCCCCTCTGTACCTGACCACATCCGATatggagcaggagctggagctgcagTACCATGTCCACGCCGCCCTGGACGTCGTCGAGGAGAAGTGTTTAATCGGCAAGGGTGCACCCGAGTCCAAGGAACTCTATCTGGGGCTGCTCTACTCCACAGAGAATCACAAAATGTAGCTTGAAATAGTATTATCCATTGTATACTTGTAATCTAGGGGCTTATTCCCTTACAGCTATGGCTTTGTGACCAACTCGCGGGTGAAGTTCATCGTGGTGATTGATTCCAGCAACGTGGCGCTTCGGGAGAACGAGGTCCGAGCGGTGGGTTATAATTCCTATTTGCTTTAATAGCATACTAATACTCTGCTCTCGCCAGATATTTCGCAATCTTCACATGCTGTACACAGACGCCGTCTGCAATCCCTTCTACATTCCCGGCGAGTCGTTGACTTCCAAGTAAGCTGGGATGCCTTATCATTCGGGGAAACCCTTTCACACACTTACACACTTCTCTACTTGCAGGAAATTCGATCGTGCCGTACAGAAACTGATGAGCGGCAATGCCTAGACAGTAGATTAAGGCGGagttaaaaataaagctgAATTATTTATCGGATACTGGTCTTTTGGGGGGAGCTATGGGTCTTTTCTCAGGAGGGATGTCAAGGTGCCCCCGCCCGAAGCTAGTGCCGATCAGATTCAAATTGAGATACGCACAAGATGCGATCGGAAACCGGTTGCGCTTGCCTGGCTGAAAGCGAAATTATGCTAATTTGGACAATATTTTTGATGAAAATAATTCGAGAATTAATTATATCTTTACAATGTGTCTGCTAGTTGACACATACTTAGTTAATGTCTCCGTGTCGAACTCGTCTTCCGTCTGCCGATCTGCTCCGAGGCCCACACATAAACTTGTATTTTGGCTTATCTTATGcataattaatgaaattaaatcctCCGCGTCACTTGACTTGAACTTGGGCGCCACcggcagaagcagaagcagaagcatcATTATCATGCTTAGCTGCCATCAGTAGCATATAAAAAGCGGTCAGAAGTTCCACAACGATATCAGTAAGCCTTCTCAAGTCTTCCAATCAACAACATGAAATTCTTCGTAAGTGGCTCTTATCACAAGCCAACCGCCCAAGGAATCTCTTAACCAACTGGTGGTTTAATCCTTATAGATTGCTTTCGCCTGCCTGTTGGCCCTGGCTGTTGCCAACGAAGATGCCGGTGTCCTCCGCAGCGAGCAGGAAGTTAATGTGGACAACTTCAAGTATGCTCTGGAGCTAGACAACTCTGTAAACGTTCATCAGACTGGTGAGCTGCATGGTGAGGAGTGGATTGTCAAGGGCGACCAAGCTTGGAAGTCTCCCGAGGGCGAGCCCGTGTCCATCCAATATGTCGCTGATGCCAACGGTTACCAGGTGCTGTCCGCCAACCCACCTCTGCCCA includes:
- the LOC108078345 gene encoding WD repeat-containing protein 48 homolog — encoded protein: MLTHKTCQARKKMQVSFVIRDAEEKQHRNGVNALQLDPNNGKLYSAGRDAIIRVWNTRTESSEKYIQSMEHHNDWVNDIVLCCNGRNLISASCDTTVKVWNAQKGFCMSTLRTHRDYVQALAYAKDREHVASAGLDKAIFLWDVNTLTALTASNNTVTTSSLTGSKDSIYSLAMNPAGTVIVSGSTENILRIWDPRTCMRSMKLRGHTENVRCLVVSPDGNQVVSGSSDGTIKVWNLGQQRCVQTIHVHKEGVWSLLMSENFQYIISGSRDRNIIVTEMRNPSNKMLVCEEQAPVLSLGYNIDKTGVWATTWNSDIRCWKLPMYDRCTLNSSGGMDAQWTQGGTEVACIKGGAAIKECTVLNDKRYIITKDSEDQVVVYDVLRVVKKDQLGAVDYEAEVKKRNKQVYIPNWFTVDLKTGMPTIVLGQEEVDCFAAWVSIEAGLPECVDPTTEIKINYGKLLLEALLECWTPPHTIPPNEMDPDMHGNGYFQVPKHTPVIFSEVGGRTVCRLLVRDAAGDSESTLLHETAPQWVTDVVIEKVIPKFLKIPFFLQPHPQMTKPERTKKDRLVANEFIQCRKVCEHVLEKVLNAETTPSGGNNANNSLQNSQSDANSEGSQLPAEERIELWCNDVVVDPNMDLRTVRHFIWKQSTDLTFQYKTKQNFNYDGSIGDSLERVTRNKY
- the Vhl gene encoding protein Vhl; its protein translation is MALQIAHNNRDGRLGGPSPGLVEVFVLFVNTTNRTVDLYWVCERDRENIYLTLKPFEEVRVNTFSTHSWFFRDYYTGERMHVRSRRIFQPVRVRVPKNPQHPDQLCDVRSQVLIHFPIRSLRENCLWLIARWLIRTSNTPRRVIAGYNIPSTLKQQLLLLLTTIESYSRVASTRRRR
- the LOC108078347 gene encoding trafficking protein particle complex subunit 2-like protein, which encodes MAFCIAVIGKDNAPLYLTTSDMEQELELQYHVHAALDVVEEKCLIGKGAPESKELYLGLLYSTENHKIYGFVTNSRVKFIVVIDSSNVALRENEVRAIFRNLHMLYTDAVCNPFYIPGESLTSKKFDRAVQKLMSGNA
- the Cpr47Eg gene encoding cuticular protein 47Eg, which codes for MKFFIAFACLLALAVANEDAGVLRSEQEVNVDNFKYALELDNSVNVHQTGELHGEEWIVKGDQAWKSPEGEPVSIQYVADANGYQVLSANPPLPTPPPIPEAIQRALEWIAAHPSKE